Within Ralstonia pickettii DTP0602, the genomic segment GTGACGATGTCGCCGGGGTGCTGGCGCAGATGGCGCGCTTTGCCGGCGCGGTGCGCAGCGGCGCGTGGACGGGCTTCGACGGGCGTGCCATCACGGATGTTGTCAATATCGGCATCGGCGGTTCGGACCTGGGCCCGCGCATGGTATGCCGCGCGCTGGCCGACCCGCAAGCCGCCGGCCCGCGCCTGCACTTCGTCGCCAATGTCGACGGCAGCGACCTCGCCCGCACGCTGGCCACGCTCGATGCCGCCACCACGCTGGTGATCGTCTGCTCCAAGACCTTCACCACGCTGGAGACCATGGCCAATGCGCGTACCGCGCGCGACTGGTTCCTGCATCAGGGCGCAACCCAGGCGGCGCTGGCGCGGCATTTCGTGGCGGTGTCGACCAATCGCGAGGCCGTGGCCGCATTCGGCATCGACCCGGCCAATATGTTCCCGTTCTGGGACTGGGTCGGCGGGCGCTTCTCGCTGTGGTCGGCGGTGGGGTTGTCGATTGCCGTGGGCATCGGCTTCGACCGTTTCCGGCAGCTGCTCGACGGAGCGCGTGCGATGGACCTGCATTTCGCGGGCGCGCCACCGGCGCAAAACCTGCCGATGATCCTCGGCCTGCTCGATGTCTGGTATCGCAGCTTCCTCGGCGCCGGCAGCCGCTGCGTCGCGCCGTACTGCGAACCGCTGGAACTGCTGCCGGCCTTCCTGCAGCAGCTGGAGATGGAAAGCAACGGCAAGTCCGTGCGGCTGGATGGCCGCACCCTCGACGCCGGCTCGGCGGCGGTGGTATGGGGCACGACCGGCACCAACGGCCAGCACGCCTACTTCCAGATGATGCACCAGGGCTCGCAACTGGTTCCGGTAGACTTCATTGCCACGCTGGAACCGGTCTGCGACCTGCCCGGCCACCATACCAAGCTGCTCGCCAACTGCTTTGCGCAGGGCGAAGCGCTGCTGCGCGGACGCACCGCCGACGAAGTACGCGCCGAAGGCGTGTCCGATGAAACGCTGGTGCCGCACCTGGTCTTCGAAGGCAACCGGCCCAGCAATACGCTGCTGATGCAGCGGCTGAACCCGTTCCACCTGGGCGCGCTGCTGGCGTTGTCGGAGCACCGCACCTTCGTGCAGGGCGCGTTGTGGCA encodes:
- a CDS encoding glucose-6-phosphate isomerase (K01810: GPI, pgi; glucose-6-phosphate isomerase [EC:5.3.1.9]) → MTTSLPAWHALRTHADTLRGAHMRDWFAGPHGQARAERYVAEACGLTLDYAKNRITDETLALLFALAAQARVGERRDAMFAGEAVNTTEHRAALHIALRAYPEDGYRALGVAVGDDVAGVLAQMARFAGAVRSGAWTGFDGRAITDVVNIGIGGSDLGPRMVCRALADPQAAGPRLHFVANVDGSDLARTLATLDAATTLVIVCSKTFTTLETMANARTARDWFLHQGATQAALARHFVAVSTNREAVAAFGIDPANMFPFWDWVGGRFSLWSAVGLSIAVGIGFDRFRQLLDGARAMDLHFAGAPPAQNLPMILGLLDVWYRSFLGAGSRCVAPYCEPLELLPAFLQQLEMESNGKSVRLDGRTLDAGSAAVVWGTTGTNGQHAYFQMMHQGSQLVPVDFIATLEPVCDLPGHHTKLLANCFAQGEALLRGRTADEVRAEGVSDETLVPHLVFEGNRPSNTLLMQRLNPFHLGALLALSEHRTFVQGALWQINSFDQWGVELGKKLAGPIQRELEGAPAGSAAAHDASTAALIRRAQAVRTAVAG